The DNA window TTCCGCAGCGTCTTTTGCCTCATCAATTAGCTGTTCTAATAGAAAGAGTATTTGGTGTGTAACCGCCTGTTTGTTCATTATCGCATTACCTCAAACTCTTTTATTGCCAACTCTTGGATTCCATCGAACACGACAATTTTCCATACCATTTGCTCTGACGAACACACGCCTACCATCCCTTGTGCAAAATAAACACCTGTTGAAACTTCTGAAAAAGTAATTGGAATACGGCCCATGTTCATATTCACGCCAGTAATAGTTGCAGTTAACTTACGATTTTCCTTTGCACTAACAAGTATTGGAAAAGGTTCTTCACCTTTAATTGTACTGAAACCCAAAATAACTCGCTCAGTTTTTAAACGATCAAGACATTCTTTATCGGAAAGGCAAAATTTAACGGAATTTGAACTTTCACTTTTTTCTGAACTTTCGTGTATACTTGATGATGACTCTCCACACCCAAAAAGGGCTAACGAGATCAGAAAGGGAAAAAACGTATAAATAATGCGCATTTTTACATCGAATTAAGAATGAAGTAATTGGGTCGAGATAGTAACAAATATTTTTGTAAATGTGTCATTTCCAAAATTTCAAAAACTCAGTTCGAAATTTGATTGATGTCATTATTTTATGCGATTGAGGTATCTTTTTAATTGCAAAGAAATTATCATTTTCCCTGCAAAAAATAAGGTTTCTCGAGTTCGTTTTTTGTACTTTTCAAGTACTTAAATGTAGTACTTGAAAATGACAAGTAACGGAATCGTTGAAAATATAACAGGGCCTGTTTTACAGGTAATTCATTTCTAAACGCATAAATTGCAGCGGAATCCAGAAAATGAGCCAAACAGTAGCATCACAAACTGAGTACAATTATAAAGTTGTACGCCAATTCGCTATCATGACAGTGATTTGGGGCATCGTTGGCATGGGTGTAGGTGTGTTTATCGCGGCCCAGCTTGCTTGGCCTTGGTTAAACTTCGACACTCCATGGTTAACTTACTCTAGACTACGTCCGTTACACACGAACGCAGTTATTTTCGCATTTGGTACAAGTGCACTATTTGCAACGTCTTACTACGTTGTACAGCGTACATGTCAAACGCGTCTTTTCTCAGACAAACTTGCAGCATTCACCTTTTGGGGTTGGCAAGCAATTATCGTATCTGCGGCAATTACATTACCTCTTGGTATTACGTCGTCAAAAGAATACGCTGAGCTTGAGTGGCCTATCGACATCGCTATCGCGATTGTTTGGGTAAGTTATGCAGTGGTGTTCTTCGGTACGCTAATCAAGCGTAAAGTATCGCACATCTATGTTGCTAACTGGTTCTACGCGGGTTTCATCATTACGGTTGCAATTCTTCATATCGTAAACAGCATGGCAATCCCTGTTTCACTAACTAAATCATACTCAATCTACGCGGGTGCTGTGGATGCGATGGTTCAGTGGTGGTACGGCCACAACGCGGTAGGTTTCCTACTAACTGCAGGTTTCTTAGGTATGATGTATTACTTTGTACCGAAACAAGCTGGCCGTCCGGTTTATTCTTACCGTCTATCTGTTGTTCACTTCTGGGCACTTGTTTCTCTATATATCTGGGCAGGTCCTCACCACCTTCACTACACCGCTTTACCTGACTGGACTCAATCACTCGGTATGGTTATGTCAGTGATCCTATTCGTTCCGTCTTGGGGTGGTATGATCAACGGTATCATGACGCTTTCTGGCGCATGGCACAAACTACGTACTGACCCAGTACTACGTTTCCTTGTTGTTTCTCTTTCATTTTACGGTATGTCTACGTTTGAAGGTCCAATGATGGCTATTAAGTCAGTAAATGCGCTTTCTCACTACACAGACTGGACTGTTGGTCACGTACACTCAGGTGCGCTAGGTTGGGTTGCTATGATTTCAATCGGTGCTATCTACCACCTAATCCCTGCTCTTTTCGGTCATTCAGGCATGTACAGCGTGCGTCTTGTTAACACACACTTCTGGTTACACACTGTTGGTGTAGTTCTTTACATCGTTGCAATGTGGATCTCTGGTGTTATGCAAGGTCTAATGTGGCGCGCAGTAAACGCTGACGGCACGTTAATGTACAGCTTTGTACAAGCACTTGAAGCATCTAAGCCTTTCTACATCATGCGTTTCCTTGGTGGTGTGTTCATCGTTACAGGTATGCTTGTAATGGCTTACAACACTTTCCGTACAGTTACAGCAAAAAGCGGCTCACTAGCTGACGACGCTAAAGCACAATTGGCTTAAGAGGTGTAGAACATGGCAAATAATAACTCAACCAATAAACATGAAATTGTAGAAAAGAACGTTGGCCTGATGGCTATCCTAACGGTGTTCGCAATCAGTTTCGGTGCATTGGTAGAAATCACACCACTTATGTTCCAAAAAGACACAACTCAACCAGTAGAAGGACTACGTCCGTTAACTGCGCTTGAGCTTGAAGGTCGAGACATTTTCGTACGTGAAGGCTGTTACGGCTGTCACTCTCAAATGATCCGTCCTTTCCGTGACGAAGTTGAGCGCTACGGCCACTACTCTGTTGCGGGCGAATCAGTATGGGATCACCCATTCCAATGGGGTTCAAAACGTACTGGTCCTGATTTGGCACGTGTTGGTCATCGTTATTCAGACGATTGGCATTATGCTCACTTAATGGATCCGCGTTCAGTAGTTCCAGAGTCAAACATGCCTGGCTATCCTTGGTTAGACAAAAACGTACTAGACGGCAAGTTGACCGCCAAGAAAATGGAAGTCTTTAAAGGGTTTGGTGTTCCATACACTGATGAAGACATCAAAGGCGCAGAAGCGGCAGTTAAGGGCAAAACAGAAATTCAAGCTCTAATCGCGTATCTGCAACAGCTTGGTACACACTTGAAGTAATTTATTATGGATTACGGAACATACAGAGGCATTTTAACTCTGGTAATTTTGGTACTGTTTATCGTTATTGTTGTGTGGGCTTATAGCAAACGCACTAAAAATCGTTTTGATAATGCTGCAAACGCTATATTTGAAGACGAGAAAACGCACAATGAAACGATCTCTAAAGAGGAAAAGGAGTCTGAAAAATGACTAGCTTTTGGAGTATTTGGGTCATCGTATTGACCTTATCGTGTCTTGCTATCATCTTCGGCTTGCTAATTTGGAACCTGAAGAATTACGCAGGTGTAGAAGAAGGCGCAAGTTGTGGACATGAGTACGATGGTATTGAAGAACTGAACAACCCACTACCTAAGTGGTGGACAATCATGTTCTTCGCTACGTTTGTTTGGTCTGTATTCTATCTTGCAGCATACCCGGGCCTAGGTAACTGGGAAGGTCTATTCAAATGGACAAGCTCAAACCAAGGTATCACATCAATGGCTGAATCTAAGCAAGCGGTGATTGATGCAAAGGCAAACGGTGAACGTGTGCAACTTGACCAAGAAGTTCGTGCGGCAGAAGAACGTTTCGGCCCAATCTTTAAACAATACGCTGCTCAAGATATTGAAGTATTAGTTAAAGATGAAAAAGCACTCGAAATTGGTCAACGCCTGTTCTCACAAAACTGTGCCCAGTGTCACGGCTCTGATGCGCGCGGTGGTGTTGGTTTCCCTAATCTTTCAGATAACGACTGGTTATACGGTGGTACACCTGACAAGATAAAAGAAACTATCCTTCACGGCCGTAAAGCAGCTATGCCAGCTTGGAAAGACGCGTTAGGTGAGCAAGGTGTTAAAGAAGTTACCGCTTTCGTTCTTAGCCTTTCTGGTCGTAAAGTAAACCAAAAAGACGCTGACGCTGGTCAAGCTCGCTTTGCAATGTGTGCTGCGTGTCACGGTATGGATGGTAAAGGTTCTGTAGCACATAACCTACCATTTGGCGCACCAAACCTAACAGACAACATTTGGTTATACGGTGGTTCTCAACGTGCAGTTGAAGAAACACTTAACCATGGTCGTCAAGGTGTGATGCCAGCATGGAAAGACATTTTAGGTGAAGAAAAAGTTCACCTATTAGCTGCATACGTTTACAGCTTATCGCATAACGAAAAGCACTAATAACGTAAGTTATCTAAGATCAAAAAAGCCTCCGATTGGAGGCTTTTTTTTGGGTTTTTATAAGGATTTAAGATAGAATGCTTGCACCAATTTTTAGTTGTTGAGTCACTATGAACCCTACTCCGTGGTATAAAAATTTCTGGCCTTGGTTTTTAATGTTTTTCCCACTTGTGAGCATCGTCGCATGTGTATTGCTTGTGTTTGTTGCCGTTGGAAATGGTCCAGATTTAGTTGTTGATGATTACTATAAAAAAGGTAAAGCGATCAACCTAGAGTTAACTAAGTTCGACAAAGCTAAAGCGTTATATCTACACGGGGATCTTAACGTTGCTGAACATCGAATTGCGTTCGATTTTACAAAAGGTGATCATAGTCAAGTTACAGCGCTTAAAGCTTCATTTTATCATCGCACAATTAAGAAACACGACTTCAACGTCACTTTATTGCAAAATGCTGACGGTCATTTCACCGCGACAGTTGAACACTACGAACCTGGTGCATATACCATATTCCTTGAACCTATGGATGGCAGCTGGAAGTTAAAAGAAAATCTAGAGTTACCAACGAAACAAACTGTCTCTATCAGCCCTGATTATAAATAAGTAGGTTAGCCATGTCGCAAAGTTGTTTCCACTGTTTGGAACCCATACCAAGTGGATTTGATGGACAGGTTACCTATGAACACGAACAACATCCTGTCTGTTGTATAGGCTGTCAGGCCGTCGCTGAGCATATTATTGCTGAAGGAATGAGCGATTATTATAAGTTTCGAACAGTCAAAGCTGGCAAAGTCGAAAACTTAGTCCCTGATCAACTTAAAATCATCGAAAGCTATGATAATGATGCTATTCAGGAAGATTTTATTTCGCATCAGGGCAGCCTAAACGAAGTATTGTTGAGTGTAGAAGGCATTAGTTGCGCCGCATGTGCATGGCTCATTGAAAAACAACTTTTAGCACTCAACGGCGTTGCGCGAGTGGACGTTAACACATCGACCCACCGCGCGATGATCTTATGGGACCCTTCGCTCATCAAACTCAGTGAAATGATAGCGAGTCTACATAATATTGGTTACAAAACCTACCCATTTCAAGCGGATGAAGAAGCAAGTCAAAAACAAGCGGTAGCGAAAGCATATGTCCGACGACTTGGCGTTGCCGGCATCATGACGATGCAAGTCATGATGTTTGCCTTTGCCATGTACTTTGGCATGTTCTCTGGTATGGATGAGAACTTCGAAGAATACTTCCGCTGGATTAGCTTTGTCCTTGCAACGCCTGTGATCCTATATTCAGCCTTGCCTTTTTTATCTAATGCGATAAAAGGACTCAAAGCCAAACAGCTCAATATGGATTTGCCCGTTTCAATGGCAATTTTCGGTGCATATGTAGCAAGCAGTTACGCGACAATTATGCATACGGGTGAAGTTTACTTTGAATCTATCTGTATGTTTACCTTCTTATTGTTACTCGGTAAATATCTTGAATTTAGAGCAAGATTAAAAGCGAGTGAGTTCACAGCCAATTTGCACAAGCTACTCCCCTTGACGGCAAGAAAATTACTCGAGTCAGGCGAAGAGCTGATTATTGCAGCTAAGCAATTAACACTGGGTGACAAAATCCTTGTTAAAGCAGGTGAAACAATACCAGCTGACGGACTCGTTATCGAAGGCAAAACTTCCGTAGACGAGTCGATGATGACTGGTGAACACCTCCCCGTTTCTAAAATAGTAGGCAACCAAGTCTTTGCCGGCACAAATAATCATGATGGTGTCATTACCATTGAGATAAATCAGCTTGGTCAAAATACTTTAATCAATCAAATCATTCGCTTGCAACATAGTGCCCTGACCAAAAGGCCAAAACTCGTTGAAGTTACTGATAAAGTTGCACAGTGGTTTGTTGCCTGTCTGCTACTCTTCGCAACCGCCACAGCGATTGGATGGTACCCTATCTCTCCAGACAAAGCCTTTTGGATAACTATCTCTGTACTTGTTGCGACTTGTCCTTGCGCGCTGAGTTTAGCAATTCCCACAGCCTTGACTTGTGCCGTCGCCAATTTGACAAAAAAAGGCATTTTAATAAAAGAAGCACATGTGTTAGAAACGCTGCCAAAAGTTACCCGTTTTGCATTTGATAAAACAGGGACTCTTACGGAAGGTCGATTTACAATTACCGACGTTGTGACACTGAGTGATTCATACGACAAAGAGACTTGCTTAAAGTTTGCAGGGCAATTGGAACATTTTTCTGAGCACCCTATCGCGAAAGCGTTTGAAGACTATTTTCCCAACAATCGAGCTTTAGACAACGTCGAAGTTTGCTCAGGTTATGGCATTCAGGGCGTTATTCAAAACCTAAATATCGCCATAGGTAAACCATCTTGGTTTGATAATTATGAAAGTGACGCACAAGCCGTTTTATTTATCGACGCTAAGCCAGTCTGTGAATTTAAATTAAGTGACAAAGTTAGAAATAGTGCACGCAACGTCATCGCGCAATTAAAGTCACAGGGTGTAACGTCTCACATGCTCACCGGTGACTCATCCAACTCAGGTCGTTTGCTTGCAACGCAACTTAAAATGGATTCAGTCCAAAGCGCTTGTACGCCTAAAGACAAACAGTCCTATGTAGACGATTGGGCATCCAAAGGCGAAGTCGTTGCAATGGTCGGCGACGGAATCAATGACAGTCCGGTTTTCAACTCAGCACACTTATCCATAGCAATGGAAACAGGCGCGGATATTTCAAAAAATACGGCCGATGTAGTACTGTTACGGAGTGACTTAGTCGCGATACCTGCGTTAATAACGGTTGCCAAAAAAACGAAACTAATTGTTCGCCAAAATCTTGCTTTGTCACTGATTTATAATGGCTCCATTCTACCTCTCGCGGCATTAGGGATGGTTGAACCATGGCAAGCCGTTATCGGTATGTCTGCAAGTTCGATTATCGTTATATGTAACTCTTTAAGGTTACTTAAACTATGAGCATAATTTACGTTTTAATACCAATTGCAATTCTTTTTGTGTTGATTGCCATTGGGATATTCTTTTGGGCTGTTCGTAGCGAGCAGTTTTCCGATTTAGAAAAACAAGGTCACAGTATCTTGTTTGACGATGACAAAGAGCAGCACAAAAAGGCCAATGAACGAGATTAATCTTTTTGCAGCTTTTTTAATGGGGTTGTTTGGTAGTGGCCATTGTCTTGTTATGTGCGGGGGTGGCGTCGAGCCTACAACTGGCTTCAAAGCACGAAAGCCCGTTTGTCATTGCACTTTGCTATAACATAGGAAGAATGACCAGTTATGGCGTAGCTGGGCTACTGGTTGCGTCGCTAGGCATTCAATTTGCAAAGCAAAACACCATGTTTGCCCTATCTCTATCAATGGTCAGCGCATTGTTTATGATACTTCTAGGTCTTTATATAATGCGTATCGCTGCGTCACTACAATGGATAGAAAAGGCAGGTAAAACGGTAATATGGCAACATCTTGTCAAAATTAATCGACATCTACTACCAATTGATAGCTACCCAAAGGCGCTTGCCTATGGTGCACTTTGGGGATGGCTACCATGTGGGCTCGTGTATTCTGCGCTGACTTGGACTCTTTCGGCAGAATCGCCTCTGCAAGGTTTGCTAATAATGTTCGCGTTTGCTTTGGGCACCTTTCCGGCTCTACTTTTGACGAGCCAAATTTCAACCAAAGTGAGTTCTTTCATTAATCATCAAATTGTGCGTATTTTGCTGGGAAATTTGTTTATTTGGTATGGTATTTATCTACTTATCATTGCAAGCAATAAGTTAGTACATTAATCTAGCAGGTGAAAGGCGTCAGTTTTAATGGAATTATTATGGATTTAAATAACCCCAATCGTGCAAGATCTAACTGCACCATAAGTTGTAACAACTGCAGTATAAGCCAGCTATGCCTGCCATTTAGTTTAAATGGCCAAGAAATGGATCGCCTAGACGAAATCATTGAGCGAAAGAAACCTCTTCATAAAGGTGACTTTTTGTTTGAATCAGGTGCCGAACTAAACGCAATTTATGCCGTCCGCTCTGGTAGTTTTAAATCTTTTACCATTTCCGAACAAGGCGATGAACAAATCACAGGATTTCATTTAGCAGGTGACCTTGTCGGCTTTGACGCAATCAACAAAATGCAGCACCAAAGTTTCGCTCAAGCACTTGAAACATCTATGGTCTGCGAAATACCGTTCGATACATTAGATGAACTCGCTGGTAAATTACCTAAACTTCGTCAGCAGATCATGCGTTTGATGAGCAGTGAAATTAATTATGACCAGGAAATGCTGTTACTTCTTAACAAGAAAACAGCAGAGGAAAGACTCGCTACATTCATCTATAACCTTTCAAACCGTTTCGGCGACCGCGGCTTCTCACGCAAAGAATTTAGATTTACGATGACTCGTGGTGAAATCGGTAATTATTTAGGCCTGACAGTTGAAACGATCAGTCGACTCTTGAGCCGTTTTCAAAAAGCAGATCTTATTAAGGTGGAAGGTAAATTCATTACTATCCTTGATATTCCTGAACTTGCAAAAACTGCTGGAATATCAATTTGATCTAGGGCAACCATTTGGTTGCTTTTCCTTTAACATTAGGCTATTTGATGTACACTGATACTAAACGCCTAATGTTTAAAGGACATCGAAATGGAAAGCATCAAAAATATTCTCGCTGTAATCGACCCCACAAAAGATCACCAACATAGTCTCGATAGAGCTGTCGCGTTAGCTCAAAAAACGGGGGCTGAGATCACGGCTTTCTTGTCTATTTATGATTTCTCTTACGAGATGACAACAATGCTATCTCGAGAAGAACGCGAGGCCATGAGAGATGCAGTGATCAATGATAGAAATGCTTGGATTCATGAGTTACTGTCTGAGTACGATGCACCAATCTCTAGCCGTGTTGAATGGCATAATCGCC is part of the Pseudoalteromonas xiamenensis genome and encodes:
- the ccoP gene encoding cytochrome-c oxidase, cbb3-type subunit III, which encodes MTSFWSIWVIVLTLSCLAIIFGLLIWNLKNYAGVEEGASCGHEYDGIEELNNPLPKWWTIMFFATFVWSVFYLAAYPGLGNWEGLFKWTSSNQGITSMAESKQAVIDAKANGERVQLDQEVRAAEERFGPIFKQYAAQDIEVLVKDEKALEIGQRLFSQNCAQCHGSDARGGVGFPNLSDNDWLYGGTPDKIKETILHGRKAAMPAWKDALGEQGVKEVTAFVLSLSGRKVNQKDADAGQARFAMCAACHGMDGKGSVAHNLPFGAPNLTDNIWLYGGSQRAVEETLNHGRQGVMPAWKDILGEEKVHLLAAYVYSLSHNEKH
- a CDS encoding FixH family protein; its protein translation is MNPTPWYKNFWPWFLMFFPLVSIVACVLLVFVAVGNGPDLVVDDYYKKGKAINLELTKFDKAKALYLHGDLNVAEHRIAFDFTKGDHSQVTALKASFYHRTIKKHDFNVTLLQNADGHFTATVEHYEPGAYTIFLEPMDGSWKLKENLELPTKQTVSISPDYK
- a CDS encoding cbb3-type cytochrome oxidase subunit 3; translated protein: MDYGTYRGILTLVILVLFIVIVVWAYSKRTKNRFDNAANAIFEDEKTHNETISKEEKESEK
- a CDS encoding FNR family transcription factor, which codes for MDLNNPNRARSNCTISCNNCSISQLCLPFSLNGQEMDRLDEIIERKKPLHKGDFLFESGAELNAIYAVRSGSFKSFTISEQGDEQITGFHLAGDLVGFDAINKMQHQSFAQALETSMVCEIPFDTLDELAGKLPKLRQQIMRLMSSEINYDQEMLLLLNKKTAEERLATFIYNLSNRFGDRGFSRKEFRFTMTRGEIGNYLGLTVETISRLLSRFQKADLIKVEGKFITILDIPELAKTAGISI
- the ccoS gene encoding cbb3-type cytochrome oxidase assembly protein CcoS; amino-acid sequence: MSIIYVLIPIAILFVLIAIGIFFWAVRSEQFSDLEKQGHSILFDDDKEQHKKANERD
- a CDS encoding heavy metal translocating P-type ATPase yields the protein MSQSCFHCLEPIPSGFDGQVTYEHEQHPVCCIGCQAVAEHIIAEGMSDYYKFRTVKAGKVENLVPDQLKIIESYDNDAIQEDFISHQGSLNEVLLSVEGISCAACAWLIEKQLLALNGVARVDVNTSTHRAMILWDPSLIKLSEMIASLHNIGYKTYPFQADEEASQKQAVAKAYVRRLGVAGIMTMQVMMFAFAMYFGMFSGMDENFEEYFRWISFVLATPVILYSALPFLSNAIKGLKAKQLNMDLPVSMAIFGAYVASSYATIMHTGEVYFESICMFTFLLLLGKYLEFRARLKASEFTANLHKLLPLTARKLLESGEELIIAAKQLTLGDKILVKAGETIPADGLVIEGKTSVDESMMTGEHLPVSKIVGNQVFAGTNNHDGVITIEINQLGQNTLINQIIRLQHSALTKRPKLVEVTDKVAQWFVACLLLFATATAIGWYPISPDKAFWITISVLVATCPCALSLAIPTALTCAVANLTKKGILIKEAHVLETLPKVTRFAFDKTGTLTEGRFTITDVVTLSDSYDKETCLKFAGQLEHFSEHPIAKAFEDYFPNNRALDNVEVCSGYGIQGVIQNLNIAIGKPSWFDNYESDAQAVLFIDAKPVCEFKLSDKVRNSARNVIAQLKSQGVTSHMLTGDSSNSGRLLATQLKMDSVQSACTPKDKQSYVDDWASKGEVVAMVGDGINDSPVFNSAHLSIAMETGADISKNTADVVLLRSDLVAIPALITVAKKTKLIVRQNLALSLIYNGSILPLAALGMVEPWQAVIGMSASSIIVICNSLRLLKL
- the ccoN gene encoding cytochrome-c oxidase, cbb3-type subunit I — protein: MSQTVASQTEYNYKVVRQFAIMTVIWGIVGMGVGVFIAAQLAWPWLNFDTPWLTYSRLRPLHTNAVIFAFGTSALFATSYYVVQRTCQTRLFSDKLAAFTFWGWQAIIVSAAITLPLGITSSKEYAELEWPIDIAIAIVWVSYAVVFFGTLIKRKVSHIYVANWFYAGFIITVAILHIVNSMAIPVSLTKSYSIYAGAVDAMVQWWYGHNAVGFLLTAGFLGMMYYFVPKQAGRPVYSYRLSVVHFWALVSLYIWAGPHHLHYTALPDWTQSLGMVMSVILFVPSWGGMINGIMTLSGAWHKLRTDPVLRFLVVSLSFYGMSTFEGPMMAIKSVNALSHYTDWTVGHVHSGALGWVAMISIGAIYHLIPALFGHSGMYSVRLVNTHFWLHTVGVVLYIVAMWISGVMQGLMWRAVNADGTLMYSFVQALEASKPFYIMRFLGGVFIVTGMLVMAYNTFRTVTAKSGSLADDAKAQLA
- the ccoO gene encoding cytochrome-c oxidase, cbb3-type subunit II, which translates into the protein MANNNSTNKHEIVEKNVGLMAILTVFAISFGALVEITPLMFQKDTTQPVEGLRPLTALELEGRDIFVREGCYGCHSQMIRPFRDEVERYGHYSVAGESVWDHPFQWGSKRTGPDLARVGHRYSDDWHYAHLMDPRSVVPESNMPGYPWLDKNVLDGKLTAKKMEVFKGFGVPYTDEDIKGAEAAVKGKTEIQALIAYLQQLGTHLK